In Oreochromis aureus strain Israel breed Guangdong linkage group 15, ZZ_aureus, whole genome shotgun sequence, a single genomic region encodes these proteins:
- the lama4 gene encoding laminin subunit alpha-4: MAAKSLPFCFLCIFLSTARITSGEQQQSVLKVCGRGFFLSEQSECLPCNCKGHADYCEDITGICINCKDHSMGDFCEMCEDGYILTPGLGGRHTCQPCACPLPIPSNNFAVHCDKGGATLRCKCQEGYAGNYCERCAPGYYGSPMTTGSSCKRCDCNGNTDPNLIFNECHNVTGHCQHCWGNTAGANCERCAPGFYGNAISAKDCRECKCDKCGTSSCDDRTGVCHCKPGVTGRLCDQCEEGYSGFSSCQGCRRCDCGPASLRSTCHPLTHSCPCRPGAGGRYCERCLPGYWNYSPSGCQKCDCESGFCDMHTGRCLAEPSTVNLCNITCDQCIWHLIKDMENSNKTLDQLKVGVLNITTGAAANDRVKYYNYTAHQLQTGYRVWRNKSSVVQAQIEELKEAADVVVLDIRELGKSESVVNILWNMLDNDTLETFTLAEQLSINLTDLNIRIEEMIHDWEVYSIQQEVDPEVVRKNTEDAKEIVALMRKIDLSPGEPIATGESTEAHDLLGRIRQLEKKLMITNSRLPSVREVLSRFSGRLSEAQGFLVKADSNVHETENKNRASVLKFQRHEAKLQRLMEDHDTVNDTLEAARDFIAQTERTVAEVDALGKNVTEYHAAIDGASQKLTEKTERLSLVDRDLVQKADKHAEGLERQANELEEDLRKSDANGFVQRAITAANVYNNIVKYVDDANITSLTTFNLSERAEDATSGINAQLEYLIIESDNVFKESVTLRSEQIELKHEVADKLKYIEETKETMENNMKKLSEIVQDISELQTDRTPQRLEFTSEVASETLNRSAEVLQSITPISSKVEEWNNNMKNNEYSTAAYEQAVASAGEAVENLNLLVPTLLDKLKLVEDKKPVNNVTTNIMRIRELIAQARSVAKKVQVSMKFNGQSSVEVHPHSNLEELKTMTSISLFMRVDPDKDPIEDRIILYLGDRNGVRDYMGLATKNDILVFFYKLEAEDIEIPLSSKPVSQWPAVFNYVKIERLGRHGKVFLTVPSQSSTDEQKFIQKGEAPGTESLFDIDPQDLVFFVGGVPPDVKLPPPLDLAPFVGCIELSSLNNDVISLYNFKQTHKINLTTSPPCPRYKLAFSQSRIASYLFDGKGYALISNIERRGKFTVVTRFDISVRTIASDGVLFLMANEDKFFLLELKNGILRLMYDFGFSNGPKLLENNLAKLQINDAKYHEVSVIYHQSKKVILLVDKSHVKSMENPKTTLPFADIYIGGAPSSILKSRPELSSVVGLKGCVKGFQFQKKDFNLLEEPGTIGISSGCPEESFMSRKAYFSGKSYLGSTAKISPFDNFEGGLNFRTLQPSGLLFYHNEGSDEFSISLENGAVVLNNRGVKVKSHKKQYNDGRSHFLLASVNNQKYSLLVDDEDKQLKKRPASAVGSSYDSDVKTFYYGGSPSSTSKNFTGCISYAYINRLDLDIEPEDFKRYPEKVQISLEGCPVQQPPAALLSRHRANTSGTKQSQKVTRDKSSLPPGLTELGSDDQESAEPNIKSCFLSSSPKSIHHAFRFGSIANSRQHYADFPDSLSQRSHFSLSMKTHSSFGLIFYVSDAQEDNFMALFLAHGKLLYTFNVGDQRVKIKSEDKYNDGSWHSVIFIRDGNVGRLIVDGLTMLEDSIQGNNVSWHISGPLYVGGVPAGRAQKNIQRNSAYSFTGCIKNLQLDGKQLSSVADTFGVTPCFDGVSEGGTYFSEEGGYIVLDDSFNLGLRFELVMEVRPRVASGVLLHVHSADDYFTVYIHQGAVVVLVNDGTREFFTKVSPKQGVCSGSWHKITVIRDANVVQLDVDSEINHVVGPLSPSSTDSRKPVFIGGTPDGFLPESAATRKAYVGCMRNLTINNSQVNFSKAVLVSGAVSVGTCPAS; the protein is encoded by the exons GTGTGTGGCAGGGGATTTTTCCTCAGTGAGCAAAGCGAATGCCTGCCATGTAACTGCAAGGGGCATGCTGACTACTGTGAAGACATCACTGGCATCTGTATA AACTGCAAAGACCACAGCATGGGTGATTTCTGTGAAATGTGTGAAGATGGCTACATTCTGACTCCTGGCCTGGGTGGACGCCACACCTGCCAACCGTGTGCCTGCCCCCTCCCCATCCCATCCAATAA CTTTGCAGTGCACTGTGACAAAGGAGGTGCCACTCTACGGTGCAAGTGCCAAGAGGGCTACGCTGGAAATTACTGTGAGAG GTGTGCTCCAGGTTACTATGGCAGCCCAATGACGACTGGTAGTTCCTGTAAGAGGTGTGACTGCAATGGTAACACTGACCCCAACCTGATTTTCAACGAGTGCCACAATGTGACGGGCCACTGCCAGCACTGCTGGGGAAACACTGCCGGTGCCAACTGTGAGAGGTGCGCCCCGGGGTTCTATGGCAATGCCATCAGTGCCAAGGACTGCAGAG AGTGCAAGTGTGACAAATGTGGCACCTCTTCATGCGATGACAGGACAGGAGTGTGTCACTGCAAGCCGGGAGTCACTGGACGGCTGTGCGACCAGTGTGAG GAAGGCTACTCGGGTTTCTCCAGCTGTCAGGGCTGTCGGAGGTGTGACTGTGGGCCAGCTTCCCTCCGGTCCACCTGCCATCCTCTCACCCACAGCTGTCCATGTCGCCCGGGGGCTGGAGGTCGTTACTGCGAGCGCTGTCTCCCAGGATACTGGAACTATAGCCCCTCTGGCTGCCAAA aGTGTGACTGTGAGAGTGGCTTCTGTGATATGCATACAGGACGATGCCTGGCAGAGCCTTCAACGGTCAACCTGTGCAACATCA CTTGTGATCAGTGTATCTGGCATCTGATTAAAGACATGGAGAACTCCAATAAGACACTGGACCAGCTAAAAGTTGGAGTGTTGAACATTACCACAGGTGCTGCTGCTAACGATAGAGTGAAATACTACAACTACACTGCTCATCAACTGCAG ACTGGGTATCGAGTTTGGAGAAACAAGTCATCTGTAGTGCAGGCCCAGATTGAGGAGCTGAAAGAGGCCGCAGATGTTGTGGTACTGGACATCAGAGAGCTAGGGAAATCG GAAAGTGTGGTGAACATTCTGTGGAACATGTTGGATAATGACACACTGGAGACCTTCACACTCGCTGAACAGCTCAGCATAAATCTGACTGATCTAAACATACGCATTGAAG AGATGATCCACGATTGGGAGGTGTACAGTATCCAGCAGGAAGTGGATCCTGAGGTGgtgagaaagaacacagaggacGCTAAGGAAATAGTGGCTTTGATGAGGAAAATAGACCTTTCTCCAGGAGAACCAATCGCCACTGGCGAGTCCACAGAGGCCCATGACT TGCTGGGCCGCATTCGGCAGTTGGAAAAGAAGCTGATGATCACAAACAGCCGCCTCCCGTCTGTCCGAGAGGTCTTGTCCCGCTTTTCCGGCAGACTGTCAGAAGCTCAAGGCTTTCTTGTGAAAGCAGACAGCAATGTCCATGAGACGGAGAATAAGAACCGAGCTAGTGTCCTCAAATTCCAGAGGCATGAG GCGAAGTTGCAGAGGCTAATGGAGGACCATGACACTGTCAACGACACTCTGGAAGCAGCCAGAGACTTTATCGCCCAAACAGAGAGAACTGTGGCTGAAGTGGATGCTTTGGGAAAG AACGTGACTGAGTACCATGCAGCAATCGATGGCGCCAGCCAAAAGCTGACAGAGAAGACGGAGCGCCTCTCACTGGTTGACAGAGATCTGGTTCAGAAGGCTGACAAACACGCTGAGGGGCTGGAGAGACAAGCCAATGAGCTGGAAGA GGACCTGAGAAAGAGTGACGCCAATGGCTTTGTACAGAGGGCTATAACCGCTGCCAACGTCTACAACAACATAGTGAAATACGTTGATGATGCCAACATCACCTCACTCACCACCTTCAACTTATCCGAAAGAGCTGAAGAT GCCACTAGTGGGATCAATGCGCAGCTTGAATATCTCATAATAGAGAGTGACAATGTTTTCAAGGAATCTGTTACACTGCGTTCAGAGCAAATTG AGCTAAAACATGAGGTGGCTGACAAACTAAAATACATTGAGGAGACCAAAGAGACCAtggaaaacaacatgaaaaaactctCAGAAATTGTGCAGGACATCAGTGAACTCCAAACAG ACAGAACACCACAACGTCTGGAGTTTACCTCAGAAGTGGCTTCAGAGACTCTGAATCGCTCAGCGGAAGTTCTTCAATCTATCACCCCCATTAGCAGCAAAGTAGAGGAGTGGaacaacaacatgaaaaataaCGAATACTCCACAGCTGCCTATGAACAGGCTGTTGCCTCTGCAGGGGAAGCAG TGGAGAACCTGAATTTGCTTGTTCCTACCCTGCTGGACAAGCTGAAGCTTGTTGAGGATAAGAAGCCTGTCAACAATGTGACCACCAACATCATGAGGATCAGAGAGCTCATAGCCCAGGCCCGGAGTGTGGCCAAGAAA GTCCAGGTTTCCATGAAATTTAATGGACAGTCCTCAGTGGAGGTTCATCCTCACAGCAATTTGGAAGAACTGAAGACAATGACATCCATCAGTTTATTCATGAGGGTGGACCCTGACAAGGATCCCATAGAGGACCGAATCATCCTATACTTGGGAGACAGAAAT GGTGTAAGAGACTACATGGGCTTGGCCACCAAGAATGACATCCTGGTGTTTTTCTATAAACTTGAAGCTGAAGACATTGAGATCCCATTGAGTTCAAAGCCTGTCAGCCAATGGCCGGCAGTCTTCAACTACGTCAAAATAGAGAG ACTGGGCAGGCATGGAAAAGTCTTCCTAACAGTCCCAAGTCAGAGCTCCACTGATGAACAGAAGTTTATCCAGAAAGGTGAAGCTCCAGGCACTGAATCCCTGTTTGACATTGACCCCCAAGATCTAGTGTTTTTTGTTGGGGGTGTCCCACCAGATGTCAAG CTTCCACCTCCTTTGGATCTTGCACCTTTCGTGGGCTGTATTGAATTGTCATCGTTGAACAACGACGTCATCAGTCTTTACAATTTCAAACAGACTCACAAAATAAATCTAACCACATCTCCACCGTGTCCCAG GTACAAGTTGGCATTTTCACAGAGTCGCATTGCAAGCTATCTATTTGATGGAAAAGGCTACGCACTCATCAGTAATATTGAGAGGAGGGGGAAGTTTACTGTTGTCACAAGATTTGATATTTCAGTACGAACTATCGCAAGTGATGGTGTACTTTTCCTCATGGCCAATGAG gATAAATTCTTTCTTTTGGAATTAAAGAACGGCATCCTGCGTCTAATGTATGACTTTGGCTTCAGTAACGGGCCAAAGCTTTTAGAGAACAACTTAGCAAAGCTGCAAATAAATGATGCAAAATACCACGAG GTGTCAGTGATCTACCATCAGTCAAAGAAGGTTATACTGTTGGTGGATAAGAGTCATGTTAAGTCCATGGAGAACCCAAAAACTACCCTGCCCTTTGCAGATATTTACATTGGTGGAGCTCCCTCCAGCATCCTGAAATCCAG GCCAGAGCTGTCCTCTGTGGTTGGCCTGAAGGGCTGCGTGAAAGGATTCCAGTTCCAGAAAAAAGACTTCAACCTGCTGGAAGAGCCTGGCACCATTGGTATTAGCAGCGGCTGCCCAGAGGAGTCCTTT ATGTCACGCAAAGCTTATTTCTCTGGAAAGAGTTACCTCGGTTCCACAGCAAAGATTTCACCTTTTGACAACTTTGAGGGCGGACTCAACTTCAGAACACTGCAGCCCAGTGGACTGCTGTTCTACCACAATGAAGGG TCTGACGAGTTCAGTATCTCCCTGGAGAATGGTGCAGTGGTCCTAAACAACAGAGGCGTAAAGGTCAAATCACACAAGAAACAATACAATGATGGAAGGTCGCACTTCTTACTAGCTTCAGTGAACAATCAGAA GTACTCATTGCTGGTGGATGACGAAGACAAGCAGTTAAAGAAGCGGCCAGCATCGGCCGTGGGATCGTCATACGATTCTGATGTGAAGACTTTCTACTATGGAGGATCTCCAAGCAGCACTTCCAAGAACTTCACGGGCTGCATCAGCTATGCCTACATCAACAG ACTAGACCTGGACATTGAGCCTGAGGACTTTAAGAGATACCCAGAGAAGGTCCAGATTTCCCTGGAGGGCTGTCCTGTACAGCAACCTCCAGCTGCACTGCTGTCAAGGCACAGGGCTAACACTTCTGGAACCAAACAGTCACAAAAG GTCACCAGAGATAAATCTAGCCTCCCCCCAGGGCTGACTGAGCTAGGAAGTGATGACCAGGAATCAGCAGAGCCAAACATCAAGTCCTGCTTTCTTTCCTCAAGTCCCAAATCGATTCACCACGCCTTCCGGTTCGGCAGCATTGCCAACAGCAGGCAGCACTACGCAGACTTCCCAGACTCCCTTTCTCAGAG GTCCCACTTCTCCTTGTCAATGAAGACCCACTCATCTTTTGGCCTCATCTTTTATGTATCTGATGCCCAAGAGGACAATTTCATGGCACTCTTTCTGGCCCATGGGAAACTTCTGTACACTTTTAATGTAGGAGACCAAAGAGTTAAAATCAAGAGTgaagacaaatacaatgatGGTTCCTGGCACAGT GTTATTTTTATCCGTGATGGGAATGTGGGGCGATTAATAGTTGATGGGCTCACAATGCTGGAAGACAGCATTCAGGGAAACAATGTCTCCTGGCACATCAGCGGCCCCCTCTATGTTGGAGGAGTTCCTGCAGGGAGAGCCCAGAAGAATATTCAG AGAAACTCTGCATACAGCTTTACTGGCTGTATAAAGAACCTTCAGCTTGATGGAAAGCAGCTCTCCTCTGTGGCAGACACATTTGGGGTCACTCCATGCTTTGATGGAGTCTCTGAGGGAGGAACATACTTCTCAGAAGAAGGAGGATACATTGTCCTGG ACGATTCTTTCAACCTGGGACTGAGGTTTGAGCTGGTGATGGAGGTGCGCCCTCGTGTGGCATCAGGGGTGCTACTACATGTGCACTCAGCAGATGACTATTTCACTGTGTACATTCATCAAGGAGCG GTGGTGGTTCTTGTAAATGATGGGACTCGTGAGTTCTTCACAAAGGTGTCACCAAAACAGGGAGTGTGTTCGGGCAGTTGGCACAAAATTACCG TGATACGGGATGCCAACGTTGTCCAGCTGGATGTGGATTCTGAGATCAACCATGTGGTGGGACCTCTGAGCCCCAGCTCCACAGATAGCAGAAAGCCCGTATTTATTGGTGGCACTCCAG ATGGTTTTCTTCCAGAAAGTGCTGCTACCAGGAAGGCCTATGTGGGCTGCATGAGAAACCTGACAATCAACAACAGCCAAGTAAACTTCAGCAAAGCGGTCCTGGTCAGCGGAGCTGTCAGTGTTGGAACCTGTCCAGCATCATAA